A portion of the Krasilnikovia cinnamomea genome contains these proteins:
- a CDS encoding DUF4240 domain-containing protein: protein MDEIDFWRLVQTLGRNPDDEAFDRLTARLAARSEADLIGFADRLASVLWALDTPAHFTAARTASDDAFLYIRCAVVAAGQKAFDRVSRNPAALGKFAGDEAELLLTVAERAYEQSTGRLWEHETPVSYETGSNTAAWGETAGPGPDASATAAPWLGLSFGSASPGGPPAAYTLLLREVVTAVASDPAWQRWWAEADVPLCELSLVLDGTGHTAPETTVKRGRKRIRVQVVRNPGPFPAAEPAALLAIATDEIRELLELAREHVGLGLLPPLPAPPLPVDLPAERFEPDAGLEIPPELPDELLERAIREGGLGPQDIIEYFRDHPNAEGAARWLNGH from the coding sequence ATGGACGAGATCGATTTCTGGAGGCTGGTGCAGACGCTGGGCCGGAACCCGGACGATGAAGCTTTCGACCGGTTGACGGCACGGTTGGCGGCCCGTTCTGAGGCCGATTTGATCGGCTTCGCGGATCGGCTCGCCTCGGTGCTGTGGGCGCTGGACACCCCAGCGCATTTCACGGCCGCGCGGACCGCGAGCGATGATGCGTTCCTCTACATCCGGTGTGCCGTGGTGGCGGCTGGGCAGAAAGCCTTCGACCGCGTGTCAAGGAACCCGGCCGCGCTGGGCAAATTCGCCGGCGACGAGGCAGAACTGCTGCTCACGGTCGCTGAACGTGCCTACGAACAGTCGACTGGCCGACTTTGGGAGCACGAGACACCGGTCAGCTACGAGACGGGCAGCAACACTGCGGCCTGGGGCGAGACAGCTGGGCCCGGCCCCGATGCCTCCGCCACGGCCGCGCCCTGGCTGGGACTGTCGTTCGGTTCAGCCAGCCCGGGCGGACCGCCGGCTGCATATACGCTGTTGCTGCGTGAGGTCGTCACAGCAGTGGCTTCCGATCCCGCCTGGCAGCGATGGTGGGCCGAGGCCGACGTGCCCCTGTGCGAGCTGTCCCTTGTGCTGGACGGCACCGGGCACACGGCTCCGGAGACGACCGTCAAGCGCGGCCGTAAACGGATCCGGGTGCAGGTCGTCCGCAATCCCGGTCCGTTTCCGGCTGCCGAACCGGCCGCGCTGCTCGCGATCGCCACCGACGAGATCCGGGAGTTGCTGGAACTCGCTCGGGAACATGTCGGTCTGGGCCTGTTGCCGCCGCTCCCGGCCCCACCACTGCCCGTCGACCTGCCGGCTGAGCGTTTCGAGCCCGACGCTGGCCTGGAGATCCCGCCGGAGCTCCCGGACGAGCTCCTCGAGCGAGCGATACGCGAGGGAGGTCTCGGTCCACAAGACATCATCGAGTACTTCCGAGATCACCCAAACGCTGAAGGAGCGGCTCGCTGGCTGAATGGCCACTGA
- a CDS encoding carboxylesterase/lipase family protein, translated as MASSKPCGSEPEVRTAAGVVCGRREAGLAVFRGVPFAEPPVGALRFAAPQPVRRWDGVRPAVAYGPPPPESGLLGAPQETAGDDWLTINIWTPQLDPGAGLPVMVWIPGGGYVAGNASLPEYDAGHLARSGTVVATLNYRLGVEGFAQIDGAPANRGLLDQVAALQWVRDNIGVFGGDPQRVTVCGQSAGGGSVAALLAMPRAAGLFRRAVAQSVPGTFFSPELATDIAAACAAELGVAPTVAGLSAVAPARLPAAADAISAKAVQWRRRWGQITHRPTLFAPVVDGDVLPATPWQSLADGAARDVEILVGHTREEHRLFSLIDGVLGQVTHEQAETAVQLLAPGSDGARRYREAFPTATDEELYEVVNADWLFRMPSLHLADAQIAGGGQAHVYELTWPAPGAGGDLGACHGLDVPLVFGNLSSGQPAVLIGDPPSPAAEELSAQIRTAWTAFAAHGDPGWPPYDANHRITQLLDTPPTITAYPEESSRLLWQNHTFAALPLLAP; from the coding sequence ATGGCATCCAGCAAGCCGTGTGGGTCCGAGCCGGAGGTCCGTACGGCGGCCGGGGTGGTCTGCGGCAGGCGGGAGGCGGGCCTAGCGGTCTTCCGCGGTGTCCCGTTCGCCGAGCCACCGGTCGGCGCCCTGCGTTTCGCCGCTCCGCAGCCGGTGCGCCGCTGGGACGGTGTGCGCCCAGCGGTGGCGTATGGCCCGCCACCGCCGGAGTCCGGCCTGCTCGGGGCGCCTCAGGAGACGGCGGGCGACGACTGGTTGACGATCAACATCTGGACACCGCAGCTGGATCCGGGGGCCGGGCTCCCGGTGATGGTGTGGATCCCCGGCGGCGGTTACGTCGCGGGCAACGCCAGCCTCCCGGAATACGACGCCGGGCACCTCGCCCGCAGCGGCACCGTGGTCGCGACCCTCAACTACCGCCTCGGCGTGGAGGGTTTCGCGCAGATCGACGGAGCCCCGGCCAACCGGGGACTACTCGACCAGGTCGCGGCCCTGCAATGGGTGCGCGACAACATCGGGGTGTTCGGCGGTGACCCGCAACGGGTCACGGTCTGCGGGCAGTCCGCCGGCGGCGGATCGGTCGCCGCGCTGCTCGCCATGCCGCGCGCCGCCGGGCTCTTTCGCCGGGCGGTCGCGCAGAGCGTGCCGGGAACGTTCTTCTCCCCGGAATTAGCCACCGACATCGCCGCCGCCTGCGCCGCCGAGCTGGGGGTGGCGCCCACCGTGGCGGGCCTGTCGGCAGTGGCCCCGGCCCGGCTGCCCGCTGCGGCTGATGCGATCTCCGCGAAGGCGGTCCAATGGCGGCGCCGCTGGGGCCAGATCACACACCGGCCGACCCTGTTCGCACCGGTTGTCGACGGTGACGTTCTGCCGGCCACGCCGTGGCAGTCGCTGGCCGACGGCGCCGCCCGGGACGTCGAGATCCTCGTCGGGCACACCCGTGAGGAACACCGGCTGTTCAGCCTGATCGACGGTGTGCTCGGCCAGGTCACGCACGAACAGGCCGAGACCGCTGTGCAGCTGCTCGCCCCCGGGTCCGACGGCGCACGACGGTACCGGGAGGCATTCCCGACCGCCACCGACGAGGAACTGTACGAAGTGGTCAACGCGGACTGGCTGTTTCGGATGCCGAGCCTGCACCTGGCCGACGCGCAGATCGCCGGCGGCGGCCAGGCCCACGTCTACGAACTGACCTGGCCCGCTCCCGGAGCCGGCGGTGACCTCGGCGCCTGCCATGGCCTGGACGTGCCGCTCGTCTTCGGCAACCTGAGCAGCGGACAGCCCGCCGTGCTGATCGGCGACCCGCCCTCACCGGCGGCCGAGGAACTATCGGCGCAGATCCGCACGGCGTGGACGGCGTTCGCCGCTCACGGCGACCCCGGCTGGCCCCCGTACGACGCCAACCACCGCATCACGCAACTCCTCGACACGCCGCCGACGATCACCGCCTACCCGGAAGAGTCCTCACGGCTGCTATGGCAGAACCACACCTTCGCGGCGCTCCCACTACTGGCGCCGTGA
- a CDS encoding IS3 family transposase (programmed frameshift): MPKPYPQEFRDDVVRVARERDPGVTVEQIAKDFGVHPMTLFKWLRQADVDAGAKPGVTRSESAELRELRRRNKLLEQENEVLRRAAAYLSQANLPKRLYPLVSELAAGGVPVAVTCRVLNIARQPYYRWLAQPVTTAEVTQAYRANALVDAHRDDPEFGYRFLADEARQAGQPMADRTAWRICSGNGWWSAFGKKKRGKGAKVGPPVHDDLVRRDFTAQGPNRLWLADITEHHTGEGKLYLCAIKDVWSNRIVGYSIDSRMKSRLAVAALHNAAARRDDLAGCVLHTDRGSQFRSRKFVRALDRHQIVGSMGRVGAAGDNAAMESFFGLLQNNVLDRRVWRSREQLRIAIVTWIERTYHRRRRQRSLSRLTPIEFETIMTPPASQAA, from the exons GTGCCGAAGCCCTACCCCCAAGAGTTCCGTGACGACGTCGTCCGGGTTGCCCGTGAGCGTGACCCGGGTGTGACGGTCGAGCAGATCGCGAAGGACTTTGGGGTCCATCCGATGACGTTGTTCAAGTGGCTGCGTCAGGCCGACGTCGATGCCGGCGCGAAGCCGGGTGTGACCCGCAGCGAGTCGGCCGAGCTGCGGGAACTGCGGCGCCGGAACAAGTTGCTGGAGCAGGAGAACGAGGTCCTACGCCGCGCCGCCGCGTACTTGTCGCAGGCGAACCTGCCG AAAAGGCTCTACCCGCTCGTGAGTGAGCTGGCCGCCGGCGGGGTCCCCGTCGCGGTGACGTGCCGGGTACTGAACATCGCTCGCCAGCCCTATTACCGGTGGCTGGCCCAACCAGTCACGACCGCGGAGGTCACCCAGGCGTACCGAGCCAACGCGCTCGTGGACGCACACCGTGATGATCCAGAGTTTGGATACCGGTTCCTGGCCGACGAGGCCCGCCAAGCGGGGCAGCCGATGGCTGATCGGACCGCGTGGCGGATCTGCTCGGGTAACGGCTGGTGGAGCGCGTTCGGTAAGAAGAAGCGCGGTAAGGGCGCCAAGGTCGGTCCGCCGGTGCACGACGACCTCGTGCGCCGTGATTTCACCGCGCAGGGCCCGAACCGGCTGTGGCTGGCCGACATCACCGAGCATCACACCGGTGAGGGCAAGCTGTACCTGTGCGCGATCAAGGACGTCTGGTCGAACCGGATCGTCGGCTACTCCATCGACTCGCGGATGAAGTCCCGCCTGGCTGTGGCCGCGCTGCACAACGCCGCCGCCCGCCGTGATGACCTGGCCGGCTGCGTACTTCACACCGACCGCGGGTCGCAATTTCGATCCAGGAAATTCGTCCGGGCCCTCGACCGGCACCAGATAGTCGGCTCGATGGGCCGGGTCGGTGCCGCTGGCGACAACGCCGCCATGGAATCGTTCTTCGGCCTGCTACAAAACAACGTCCTGGACCGGCGCGTATGGCGTTCCCGCGAGCAGTTGCGGATCGCGATCGTGACCTGGATCGAACGGACCTACCACCGCCGCCGACGCCAACGCTCGCTGTCCCGGTTGACCCCCATCGAGTTCGAGACGATCATGACTCCACCGGCCAGTCAGGCCGCGTGA
- a CDS encoding DUF1707 SHOCT-like domain-containing protein: protein MANDGGNGRSTDSDGSSELRIGTPERQAALEALETHMTAKRLNTSEYEHRAEACDRARTQAELLRIFADLPAPHPHLPPPFVQAANPADSDSTPPMPPSVVAGCLTLGLGLPVAVVLGFAYDLWWVLAVPVAIPVVMAYVEQLRARPVRRAPGSDTPTPE from the coding sequence ATGGCCAACGACGGCGGGAACGGCCGTAGCACCGACTCGGACGGTTCCTCCGAGCTGCGGATCGGTACTCCCGAGCGACAGGCGGCGCTGGAGGCGCTGGAAACCCACATGACCGCCAAGCGACTGAACACCAGCGAGTACGAACATCGGGCGGAAGCCTGTGATCGGGCCCGCACCCAGGCAGAGCTGTTACGGATCTTCGCGGATCTACCTGCCCCGCATCCACACCTTCCGCCGCCGTTCGTTCAGGCGGCCAACCCGGCGGACAGCGACAGCACGCCACCCATGCCGCCAAGCGTCGTGGCAGGATGCCTGACACTGGGGCTGGGTCTGCCGGTTGCCGTCGTCCTAGGCTTCGCTTACGACCTGTGGTGGGTACTTGCGGTGCCGGTAGCCATTCCGGTAGTGATGGCGTACGTCGAACAGCTGCGCGCGCGTCCGGTTCGCCGTGCGCCGGGGAGCGATACACCAACGCCAGAATGA
- a CDS encoding alpha/beta hydrolase family protein: MKILTLGPTDAGPVVLFAAGAGGDPERHRPLLEHLAAHGCLVIAPHFERIVPQATTTAQLLARPAGLLQALEEAAPPDVPVAVVGHSIGGWAALCLAGATPWGRGGKPIDVPHEPRVSRLVAYAPAAGWFAAPGALDAMTIPALVYAGEQDTVTPITQALHLKNAPGLVDVRLVPNAGHFSFMNVLPPGMSDSPGFDRGAFLADLAEATLHFVIEE, from the coding sequence GTGAAAATTCTGACGCTGGGCCCCACCGATGCCGGACCAGTCGTGCTGTTCGCTGCCGGAGCAGGCGGCGACCCCGAGCGTCACCGCCCACTTCTGGAGCACTTGGCGGCCCATGGCTGCCTGGTGATCGCACCGCACTTCGAGCGAATAGTCCCGCAGGCGACGACCACCGCGCAGCTTCTGGCCCGTCCCGCCGGATTGCTCCAGGCACTGGAGGAAGCGGCTCCGCCGGACGTGCCCGTCGCTGTGGTCGGCCACTCAATCGGAGGGTGGGCGGCCCTGTGCCTGGCCGGGGCGACGCCGTGGGGACGCGGCGGAAAGCCGATCGACGTTCCCCACGAGCCGCGGGTCTCCCGATTGGTCGCCTACGCACCCGCCGCCGGATGGTTCGCCGCCCCCGGCGCCCTCGACGCGATGACGATTCCCGCGCTGGTCTACGCGGGAGAACAAGACACAGTCACGCCGATCACCCAGGCCCTGCACTTGAAGAACGCGCCCGGGCTCGTCGACGTACGTCTCGTGCCGAATGCGGGCCACTTCAGCTTCATGAACGTCCTGCCACCCGGCATGAGCGACAGCCCCGGATTCGACCGCGGCGCGTTCCTCGCCGACCTCGCGGAGGCAACCCTGCACTTCGTCATCGAGGAATGA
- a CDS encoding alpha/beta fold hydrolase, whose amino-acid sequence MDELRMVEVHGHARAFRLLGTGPTVLLLVHGIGCDGTTWDIVAPALAERYTVIMPDLLGHGRSAKPRADYSIGGYANGLRDLLSALDIDRATVVGHSFGGGVTMQFAYQFPERTDRLVVVAGGGLGSQVSVAFRALTLPGASVALRLSHLPPSRLALGALRAAAGLVAPPALAADLNEAYAVHTGLRDPAARAAFLHVLRHVADWRGQLITMRDRAYLAQGLPTLVVWGDQDHVLPVEHAATAAELMPGAQSVVLPGVGHFPHREAPEEFVHAMIDFVEGTEPKRWDARRWRNLLQTHSGASLPMAVEDAVQ is encoded by the coding sequence ATGGATGAGCTGCGGATGGTCGAGGTGCACGGGCACGCTCGCGCCTTCCGGTTGCTGGGCACCGGCCCTACCGTCCTGCTGCTCGTGCACGGCATCGGCTGCGACGGCACCACATGGGACATCGTCGCGCCCGCGCTCGCCGAGCGGTACACGGTGATCATGCCCGACCTGCTCGGCCACGGCCGGTCGGCAAAACCGCGGGCGGACTACAGCATCGGCGGGTACGCCAACGGCCTTCGGGACCTGCTCAGCGCGCTCGACATCGACCGGGCTACCGTGGTCGGCCACAGCTTCGGCGGCGGCGTGACGATGCAGTTCGCCTATCAGTTCCCGGAGCGCACCGACCGACTCGTCGTGGTCGCCGGCGGCGGACTGGGCTCGCAGGTGAGCGTGGCGTTCCGCGCGCTGACCCTACCGGGCGCTTCCGTCGCCCTGCGGCTCAGCCACCTGCCGCCGTCCCGCCTTGCCCTCGGTGCGCTGCGCGCGGCCGCCGGGCTGGTCGCGCCGCCCGCGCTCGCGGCCGACCTCAATGAGGCCTACGCCGTGCACACCGGGCTGCGTGACCCAGCCGCTCGGGCGGCGTTCCTGCATGTACTGCGACACGTCGCGGATTGGCGCGGACAGCTGATCACCATGCGGGACCGCGCCTATCTGGCGCAGGGCCTGCCGACGCTGGTCGTCTGGGGCGACCAGGACCACGTCCTCCCGGTTGAGCACGCCGCGACCGCTGCCGAGCTGATGCCCGGGGCGCAGTCGGTGGTTCTGCCCGGCGTCGGGCACTTCCCACACCGGGAGGCGCCCGAGGAATTCGTCCATGCGATGATCGATTTTGTCGAGGGGACCGAACCGAAGCGCTGGGACGCCCGCCGCTGGCGGAACCTGCTACAGACCCACTCCGGAGCCTCTTTGCCCATGGCTGTCGAGGACGCAGTCCAGTAG
- the fabG gene encoding 3-oxoacyl-ACP reductase FabG: MNRVVLITGGGKGIGRATAQLFADDGYKVAVTYRESPPPAGVFGVRCDVADDGSVEEAFAAVEANLGPVEIAVMNAGVTRDELLLRMDEKDFSEVLNVNLTGAFRVAERASRSMLRARWGRLIFISSVVALYGEAGQANHAAAKAGLVGLARSLTRELGARNITANVVAPGFTATDMTAGLADEQRQHILRQVPAGRAASPEEVAAAARFLAGDAAGYISGAVVPVDGGAGMGH, encoded by the coding sequence ATGAATCGGGTGGTTCTGATCACCGGCGGAGGCAAAGGCATCGGACGGGCCACCGCCCAGCTTTTCGCCGACGACGGATACAAGGTCGCCGTGACCTACCGTGAATCGCCGCCACCGGCCGGCGTCTTCGGGGTGCGATGCGACGTCGCCGACGACGGCAGTGTCGAGGAGGCGTTCGCTGCCGTGGAGGCGAACCTCGGCCCGGTCGAGATTGCCGTGATGAACGCCGGTGTCACGCGCGATGAGCTGCTCCTGCGCATGGACGAGAAGGACTTCTCCGAGGTCCTGAATGTCAACCTCACCGGCGCCTTCCGGGTCGCCGAGCGGGCCAGCCGGTCGATGCTGCGGGCGAGGTGGGGTCGGCTGATCTTCATTTCCTCGGTCGTCGCGCTGTACGGCGAGGCCGGTCAAGCGAACCATGCCGCCGCCAAGGCCGGACTCGTCGGGCTCGCCCGGTCGCTGACGCGTGAGCTCGGTGCACGCAACATCACCGCGAACGTCGTGGCGCCCGGTTTCACCGCCACCGACATGACGGCCGGGCTGGCCGACGAACAACGCCAGCACATACTGCGGCAGGTGCCCGCCGGCCGTGCTGCTTCTCCCGAGGAGGTGGCCGCAGCGGCGAGGTTCCTTGCGGGGGACGCCGCCGGCTACATCAGCGGCGCGGTGGTCCCGGTCGACGGCGGGGCCGGAATGGGTCACTGA
- a CDS encoding SDR family oxidoreductase, protein MTGILAGKRLLITGVLTESSIAFHTARLAQEQGATVVLTGYGRLSLVNRIARRLPQPAPVVELDVTDPAHLDSLADRVGAYVDGLDAGVAWPSYDWMGVAKAGLESCSRYLAHHLGPRGIRVNLVAAGPLRTVAARNIPGSAGFEEAWDTRAPLGWKADDVEVAARACVALLSDWFPATTGEIVHADGGYHAVGA, encoded by the coding sequence GTGACGGGAATCCTTGCCGGCAAGCGGCTGCTGATCACCGGTGTCCTGACCGAGTCGTCCATCGCGTTCCACACCGCGCGGCTGGCGCAGGAGCAGGGCGCGACCGTCGTGCTCACGGGATACGGAAGATTGAGCCTGGTCAACCGGATCGCCCGGCGACTGCCGCAGCCCGCCCCGGTCGTCGAACTGGACGTCACCGACCCGGCACACCTCGACAGCCTCGCCGACCGGGTCGGTGCGTACGTCGACGGGCTCGACGCCGGCGTGGCATGGCCGTCGTACGACTGGATGGGGGTGGCCAAGGCCGGGCTCGAGTCGTGCAGCCGCTACCTGGCCCACCACCTCGGCCCGCGGGGCATCCGGGTCAACCTCGTGGCGGCCGGACCGTTGCGTACGGTCGCCGCCCGCAACATTCCCGGGTCGGCCGGCTTCGAGGAGGCCTGGGACACCCGCGCGCCGCTGGGCTGGAAGGCGGACGACGTGGAGGTCGCCGCGCGGGCCTGTGTCGCGTTGCTGTCGGACTGGTTCCCGGCCACCACGGGCGAGATCGTGCATGCCGACGGTGGATATCACGCGGTGGGCGCCTGA